One region of Culex pipiens pallens isolate TS chromosome 2, TS_CPP_V2, whole genome shotgun sequence genomic DNA includes:
- the LOC128092860 gene encoding uncharacterized protein LOC128092860, whose protein sequence is MKDETFPSQLNTKELKAWNWFKQVCENFLGNHKANNYAELVKKLLTSYKELGVNMSLKIHYLDSHLDFFPENLGAVSDEHGERFHQELAAMESRYKGKEANMLADYCWTLLREDKETVYSRQSDRKSF, encoded by the coding sequence ATGAAGGACGAGACGTTTCCGAGCCAGCTGAACACCAAGGAGCTGAAGGCGTGGAACTGGTTCAAGCAGGTCTGCGAAAACTTTTTAGGGAACCATAAAGCAAACAACTATGCTGAGTTGGTGAAAAAACTGCTCACTTCTTACAAGGAGCTGGGCGTCAACATGTCCCTCAAGATCCACTATCTTGATTCCCATCTTGATTTCTTTCCGGAAAACTTGGGTGCTGTAAGCGACGAACACGGCGAAAGGTTCCACCAAGAGTTAGCTGCGATGGAAAGTAGATATAAGGGAAAAGAAGCGAACATGTTAGCTGACTACTGCTGGACCTTGCTGCGAGAGGATAAGGAGACAGTTTACAGCAGACAATCAGATCGCAAGTCGTTTTAG
- the LOC120415983 gene encoding INO80 complex subunit C, which yields MESPAKPIFKRQALAETNPIAGNKKRTWKSLKQILALERTLPWKESDVTYSSINAPPSFVPAKKYSDISGLIAPYTDPHSKLQFHNAEEFQTVRSLPMDLTAGYLALRGATSIV from the exons ATGGAGTCTCCGGCCAAACCTATCTTCAAGCGGCAAGCCCTCGCCGAAACGAACCCGATCGCCGGCAACAAGAAACGCACCTGGAAATCGCTGAAGCAGATTCTGGCCCTCGAGCGCACCCTGCCCTGGAAGGAATCGGACGTGACTT ATTCCTCCATCAACGCGCCACCCTCGTTCGTGCCAGCTAAGAAGTACTCGGACATTTCCGGTCTGATTGCGCCGTACACAGACCCGCATTCAAAGCTGCAGTTCCACAACGCCGAAGAGTTCCAAACGGTGCGCAGCCTCCCGATGGATTTGACCGCGGGATATTTGGCCCTGAGGGGAGCGACCAGCATCGTTTGA